In one window of Skermanella rosea DNA:
- a CDS encoding S10 family peptidase produces the protein MLQNSPPFPRRSFAAALTAAWLLAGPPVAAQEMPLQPPEETEEAATPAPGPAPDAAPARRQLALDLAGRRLDYTATAEMMPIVNGQGETTARIFVASYIARDAGRSDRPVTFLFNGGPGAASAFLHLGVVGPKVLVTNPDGTLAPPPARLQENPETWLAFTDLVFVDPVGTGFSRATGKEDDAEKRFLGVQGDVSSMSEIVRLWLTRNGRWASPKYIAGESYGGFRAVLMARQLQRDAGIALNGLVLVSPALEFSLLRGGDFDLLGWAMTLPSMAASAQALGRGDGTSLEEAERFALEGYLVGLASMSEPDSEEAKAFHARVARLTGVPVHVVERFRAKLPIQLFAKELPQEPGRVVSLYDGTIRTPDPSPERQSVGSDPFLDALIAPYSAVFNDYVRTELGFETEVPYRLLNRRVSGEWNWDLGRQQGYVGATDELQEALAVNPDMHVLVTHGITDLVTPYLASRWLIDQLRLPAEVKANLAVKTYPGGHMMYMRPEQRRLMNEDVARFYGQSAGGRR, from the coding sequence ATGCTCCAGAACTCGCCGCCCTTTCCCCGTCGGTCCTTTGCCGCAGCCCTGACGGCCGCTTGGCTGCTGGCCGGCCCGCCCGTCGCCGCCCAGGAGATGCCGCTGCAACCACCCGAGGAAACGGAGGAGGCGGCGACACCGGCTCCCGGTCCGGCCCCGGATGCCGCCCCGGCACGCAGGCAACTGGCGCTCGACTTGGCCGGCCGCCGGCTCGACTACACCGCCACGGCGGAGATGATGCCGATCGTCAACGGCCAGGGGGAAACGACCGCCCGCATCTTCGTGGCCTCCTACATCGCGCGCGATGCCGGCCGCTCGGACCGCCCGGTGACTTTCCTGTTCAACGGCGGCCCCGGCGCCGCCTCCGCCTTCCTGCATCTGGGCGTGGTCGGCCCCAAGGTGCTGGTCACCAATCCGGACGGCACGCTGGCGCCTCCGCCGGCACGGCTCCAGGAAAATCCGGAAACCTGGCTGGCCTTCACCGACCTCGTGTTCGTCGACCCCGTCGGCACCGGCTTTTCCCGCGCGACCGGCAAGGAGGACGACGCGGAGAAGCGCTTCCTCGGCGTCCAGGGCGATGTCTCCAGCATGTCGGAGATCGTCAGGCTCTGGCTGACCCGCAACGGCCGCTGGGCCTCGCCCAAATACATCGCCGGCGAGAGCTATGGGGGCTTTCGCGCGGTCCTGATGGCCCGCCAGCTCCAGCGCGACGCCGGCATCGCGCTGAACGGGCTCGTCCTGGTCTCCCCGGCGCTGGAATTCTCGCTGCTGCGCGGGGGCGACTTCGACCTGCTCGGCTGGGCCATGACCCTGCCCTCCATGGCCGCCTCGGCCCAGGCGCTCGGCCGGGGCGACGGAACCTCGCTGGAGGAGGCGGAACGTTTCGCGCTCGAAGGCTATCTGGTCGGCCTCGCCTCGATGAGCGAGCCGGACAGCGAGGAGGCCAAGGCCTTCCACGCCCGCGTCGCCCGACTGACCGGCGTGCCGGTGCACGTGGTGGAGCGGTTCCGCGCCAAACTGCCGATCCAGCTCTTCGCCAAGGAGTTGCCGCAGGAACCGGGGCGTGTGGTCAGCCTCTACGACGGGACGATCAGGACTCCCGACCCCAGCCCCGAACGCCAGTCGGTCGGGTCCGACCCCTTCCTGGACGCCCTGATCGCTCCCTACTCCGCCGTGTTCAATGATTACGTCCGGACGGAGCTGGGCTTCGAGACGGAGGTGCCCTACCGGCTGCTGAACCGCCGCGTCTCCGGCGAGTGGAACTGGGACCTCGGCCGGCAGCAGGGCTATGTCGGGGCGACCGACGAGCTTCAGGAAGCGCTGGCGGTCAATCCCGACATGCATGTCCTGGTGACCCACGGCATCACCGACCTTGTGACCCCCTACCTGGCGTCGCGCTGGCTGATCGACCAGCTCCGCCTGCCGGCCGAGGTCAAGGCGAACCTCGCGGTCAAAACCTACCCGGGCGGCCATATGATGTATATGCGGCCCGAGCAGCGCCGCCTGATGAACGAGGATGTCGCCCGCTTCTACGGGCAGTCGGCGGGGGGACGGCGGTGA
- a CDS encoding fumarylacetoacetate hydrolase family protein, with product MKLLRYGPPGAEKPGILDAEGRIRDLSGVIDDIGPATLDDASLDRLRAIDPTTLPLVEGNPRIGPCVGNVSKFLCIGLNYADHAAESNLPVPPEPVMFMKAPSAICGPNDTVIIPKNSTKPDWEVELGIVIGKKAQYVEEADALDYVAGYCVVNDVSERAFQIERSGQWVKGKSADTFGPIGPWMVTRDEVPDPQKLKLWLEIDGKRFQDGTTETMVYGVRHLVHYCSQFMTLLPGDIISTGTPPGVGMGQKPQVWLKPGNTMRLGVEGLGEQVQKVEAYSGK from the coding sequence ATGAAGCTGTTGCGCTATGGCCCGCCCGGTGCGGAGAAGCCCGGTATCCTGGACGCCGAAGGCCGCATCCGCGACTTGTCCGGCGTGATCGACGACATCGGGCCGGCGACGCTGGACGATGCCTCGCTCGATCGCCTGCGCGCGATCGACCCGACGACGCTGCCGCTGGTGGAGGGAAATCCCCGCATCGGCCCCTGCGTCGGCAACGTGTCGAAGTTCCTGTGCATCGGCCTGAACTATGCCGACCACGCTGCGGAATCCAACCTGCCGGTTCCCCCGGAGCCGGTGATGTTCATGAAGGCGCCATCGGCCATCTGCGGTCCGAACGACACCGTGATCATCCCCAAGAACAGCACCAAGCCGGACTGGGAAGTCGAGCTGGGCATCGTGATCGGCAAGAAGGCCCAGTATGTCGAGGAGGCCGACGCGCTGGATTATGTCGCCGGCTACTGCGTGGTCAACGACGTGTCCGAGCGGGCCTTCCAGATCGAGCGGTCCGGCCAGTGGGTCAAGGGCAAGAGCGCCGACACCTTCGGCCCGATCGGCCCCTGGATGGTGACCCGCGACGAGGTCCCCGACCCGCAGAAGCTGAAGCTGTGGCTGGAGATCGACGGCAAGCGGTTCCAGGACGGCACGACCGAGACCATGGTCTACGGCGTTCGGCACCTGGTGCATTACTGCAGCCAGTTCATGACGCTGCTGCCGGGCGACATCATCTCCACCGGGACGCCGCCGGGCGTCGGCATGGGGCAGAAGCCGCAGGTGTGGCTGAAGCCGGGCAACACCATGCGCCTGGGCGTCGAGGGGCTGGGCGAGCAGGTCCAGAAAGTCGAGGCCTACTCGGGCAAGTGA
- a CDS encoding HlyD family secretion protein, whose protein sequence is MATAKPAKPIRKRTPPKPAGKALAKRSRDEDRHPLKAATLLFSSPNPLFRAPVYVLFFTLLGMLIYSFFATKDTTVEAPLMLQRQAMMIQAVGGGLVEAVEAGENAAVFAGDPLATIQEKIRAATTPEQEAMQRQIADLQQQEREAAKEYDFRLSQLELDRLNLERRRATEQGAIDNRIRQIEIQLQITQRNRQGIDEDLANARQDLGVRQQLYAMRDIPQVELQRAQTRVSDLQRAQVNAESDIQNVRLALETARAERVQMAQTFSQSRLENEIENLKSARQRDQALIRDRIDELTNRLLESRTLVPGVRYDGEKALYSSVVDGVVTAVHVQRGTIINPGMPMFTMVRNTAPLEAHVLIKNRDIGRIRRGQRVQIKYFAYPGVDYGVQNGIVADIAAKPDSQPGGQSMYLVKVALERETVTGLNGVTKTLEIGLEGTAEIKTGEKRLIEILFAPASRFFQKEEG, encoded by the coding sequence GTGGCAACGGCGAAGCCCGCGAAACCCATCCGGAAGCGGACGCCGCCGAAGCCGGCCGGCAAGGCTTTGGCCAAGCGGTCGCGGGACGAGGACCGGCATCCGCTGAAGGCGGCGACGCTGCTGTTCTCCTCGCCGAACCCGCTGTTCCGCGCGCCGGTCTATGTCCTGTTCTTCACGCTGCTGGGAATGCTGATCTATTCCTTCTTCGCGACCAAGGACACGACGGTGGAGGCGCCGCTGATGCTCCAGCGGCAGGCGATGATGATCCAGGCGGTCGGCGGCGGGCTGGTGGAGGCGGTCGAGGCCGGCGAGAACGCAGCGGTGTTCGCGGGCGATCCGCTGGCCACGATCCAGGAGAAGATCCGGGCGGCGACCACGCCCGAGCAGGAGGCCATGCAGCGCCAGATCGCCGACCTTCAGCAGCAGGAGCGGGAGGCGGCCAAGGAGTACGATTTCCGCCTGAGCCAGCTGGAACTCGACCGACTGAACCTGGAGCGGCGCCGCGCCACCGAGCAGGGGGCGATCGACAACCGCATCCGGCAGATCGAGATCCAGCTCCAGATCACCCAGCGCAACCGCCAGGGAATCGACGAGGATCTGGCGAACGCCCGGCAGGACCTGGGCGTCCGGCAGCAGCTCTATGCCATGCGCGACATCCCGCAGGTGGAGCTTCAACGTGCCCAGACCCGGGTCAGCGATCTCCAGCGCGCGCAAGTGAATGCCGAGTCCGACATACAGAACGTCAGGCTGGCGCTGGAGACCGCGCGGGCCGAACGGGTCCAGATGGCGCAGACCTTCTCCCAGTCCAGGCTGGAGAACGAGATCGAGAACCTGAAGAGCGCCCGGCAGCGCGACCAGGCGCTGATCCGCGACCGCATCGACGAGTTGACCAACCGACTGCTGGAATCCCGCACGCTGGTCCCGGGTGTTCGTTACGACGGCGAGAAGGCGCTCTACAGCAGCGTCGTGGACGGCGTGGTGACGGCGGTCCATGTCCAACGCGGCACGATCATCAATCCCGGCATGCCGATGTTCACCATGGTGCGGAACACGGCGCCGCTGGAAGCCCATGTGCTGATCAAGAACCGCGACATCGGCCGGATCAGGCGCGGCCAACGGGTGCAGATCAAGTACTTCGCCTATCCGGGAGTCGACTACGGCGTTCAGAACGGGATCGTCGCCGACATCGCGGCCAAGCCGGACAGCCAGCCCGGCGGGCAGTCCATGTACCTGGTCAAGGTGGCGCTGGAGCGCGAGACGGTGACCGGGCTGAACGGCGTGACCAAGACGCTGGAGATCGGCCTGGAGGGCACCGCCGAGATCAAGACCGGCGAAAAGCGCCTGATCGAAATCCTGTTCGCCCCGGCTTCCCGCTTCTTCCAGAAGGAAGAGGGCTGA
- a CDS encoding 2-keto-4-pentenoate hydratase — MTISLTEQAEFLASARKAGRALREFPGHPPANVDEAYRLQDEVRAAMDEPVCGWKIGATSRPVQEAIGTDEPFAGPLYGPRCHGTGAELPVPEGVLGVECEFAFRLARPLPPRPLPYAPEEVVEAVGSVHPAIELVGLYLPPEAFRDVRWCIADHALDVAFVAGAAIPDWRGLDLPALPVRCMVNGREVAAGTGAAVLGDPVTALTWLANALSRRGCGLLADDWISTGTCTGIQPVRPRDVVEAVFGGTGSVRVAFTGA; from the coding sequence ATGACGATCTCTCTCACCGAACAAGCCGAATTCCTGGCAAGCGCCCGCAAGGCGGGCCGCGCGCTCCGGGAGTTTCCGGGCCACCCGCCGGCGAACGTGGACGAGGCCTACCGCCTTCAGGACGAGGTGCGGGCCGCCATGGACGAACCGGTGTGCGGCTGGAAGATCGGCGCGACCAGCCGCCCGGTCCAGGAGGCGATCGGCACCGACGAGCCGTTCGCCGGACCCCTGTATGGTCCGCGTTGCCACGGCACCGGTGCCGAACTGCCCGTCCCGGAAGGCGTCCTGGGGGTGGAGTGCGAGTTCGCGTTCCGCCTCGCCCGTCCGCTGCCGCCGCGCCCTCTTCCCTATGCGCCCGAAGAGGTGGTCGAGGCCGTGGGCAGCGTGCATCCGGCCATCGAACTCGTCGGCCTGTACCTGCCGCCGGAGGCGTTCAGGGATGTCCGTTGGTGCATCGCCGACCATGCGCTCGACGTCGCCTTCGTCGCCGGTGCCGCGATCCCTGACTGGCGCGGTCTCGATCTTCCGGCGCTGCCGGTCCGCTGCATGGTCAATGGCAGGGAGGTCGCCGCCGGCACCGGGGCCGCCGTCCTCGGCGACCCGGTGACGGCGCTGACCTGGCTGGCGAATGCGCTCTCCCGCCGTGGCTGCGGCTTGCTGGCCGACGACTGGATCAGCACGGGCACCTGTACGGGCATCCAGCCCGTCCGGCCGAGGGATGTGGTCGAGGCGGTGTTCGGCGGCACAGGCAGCGTCCGCGTGGCCTTTACCGGCGCTTGA
- a CDS encoding ATP-grasp domain-containing protein — MTAKIALFANQDSAQIAEIAAEVTALGAEPVVLDIQVGRPGKPTVAIGAPGSAAAARWGDTDFGDIRAVHIRCTAPRTLPVLPPVLNEASYAEYRVSYIQEQALNAATYGFFEHLHLGGRLVINRLTSAYIDHNSKGQFYEKLRAAGFRVPRSLSTSCPDEAGRFLDEVGEAVVKPAIGVGSTRSVTAEDRTRLDELLLCPALFQHRVPGSTIRIHIVADRVVLPLRILADGVDSRTATRGFEPVTLDPAEEKAIVRANRALGLHYAAWDAILDDDGKLTYLDCNPGPFVMWLPPEHRHTVFGALARYLVAFARTGTLEAAA; from the coding sequence ATGACCGCGAAGATTGCCCTGTTCGCCAACCAGGACAGTGCCCAGATCGCCGAGATCGCCGCCGAGGTGACCGCGCTGGGGGCCGAGCCCGTGGTCCTGGACATCCAGGTCGGGCGGCCGGGCAAGCCGACGGTCGCCATCGGGGCGCCCGGTTCCGCCGCGGCAGCCCGCTGGGGCGACACGGACTTCGGTGACATTCGGGCGGTCCATATCCGCTGCACGGCGCCCCGCACCCTGCCCGTCCTGCCGCCCGTGCTGAACGAGGCGAGCTATGCCGAGTACCGCGTGTCCTACATCCAGGAACAGGCGCTGAACGCCGCGACCTACGGCTTCTTCGAGCATCTGCACCTGGGCGGCCGGCTGGTGATCAACCGGCTGACTTCCGCTTACATCGACCACAACAGCAAGGGGCAGTTCTACGAGAAGCTGCGCGCCGCCGGCTTCCGGGTGCCGAGGTCGCTCAGCACGAGCTGCCCGGACGAGGCCGGGCGTTTCCTGGACGAAGTCGGGGAGGCGGTCGTCAAGCCCGCCATCGGCGTCGGCTCCACCCGCAGCGTCACGGCCGAGGACAGGACCCGGCTGGACGAGCTACTGCTGTGCCCGGCGCTGTTCCAGCATCGGGTGCCCGGCTCCACCATCCGTATCCACATCGTCGCCGACCGCGTCGTCCTGCCGCTCCGCATCCTGGCCGACGGCGTCGATTCCCGGACCGCGACCCGAGGCTTCGAGCCGGTGACGCTGGACCCGGCGGAGGAGAAGGCCATCGTCCGGGCCAACCGTGCCCTCGGCCTGCACTATGCCGCCTGGGACGCCATCCTGGACGATGACGGCAAGCTCACATATCTCGACTGCAACCCCGGCCCGTTCGTCATGTGGCTGCCGCCCGAACACCGCCACACCGTGTTCGGCGCCCTCGCCCGCTACCTCGTCGCGTTCGCCCGGACCGGCACGCTGGAGGCGGCGGCCTAG
- a CDS encoding adenylate/guanylate cyclase domain-containing protein, producing the protein MTVQSGESMAVMFADVCDSTRLYQVLGDAAAHALTERCVGQIIEATERYSGTVVKTMGDGALSTFPSADTAYCAAAHIQEALRGTEPKVRIGFTIGPVIVTPGDVFGATVNLASRLAALASPGEVLMTRACVDALHPAYRSNTQRLDSAVVKGGIDAVEIYRTLGDPENVTVAAGQLDGASGKRRGILILTHRGRQLRLDTGSAPVLMGRDVGCGLVINSDWASRRHATLEIMNGRFTLTDHSTNGTFCLDESQRLLVLKREPTYLLTSGLISLGIAPAEDPDNVIRYRCGTIEGEAG; encoded by the coding sequence GTGACGGTCCAGTCCGGCGAGTCCATGGCGGTGATGTTCGCGGACGTTTGCGACAGCACGCGCCTTTACCAGGTCCTGGGAGATGCCGCCGCGCACGCCCTGACGGAGCGGTGCGTCGGCCAGATCATCGAGGCGACCGAGCGCTATTCCGGAACCGTGGTCAAGACCATGGGCGACGGGGCGCTCAGCACCTTCCCGTCGGCCGACACCGCCTACTGCGCCGCCGCCCACATCCAGGAAGCGCTGCGCGGCACCGAGCCGAAGGTCAGGATCGGCTTCACCATCGGACCCGTGATCGTGACCCCGGGCGACGTGTTCGGCGCCACGGTCAACCTCGCGTCCCGCCTCGCCGCCCTCGCCAGCCCAGGCGAGGTGCTGATGACCCGCGCCTGTGTCGACGCCCTGCACCCGGCCTACCGGTCCAACACCCAGCGGCTCGATTCGGCGGTGGTCAAGGGCGGCATCGACGCGGTCGAGATCTACCGCACCCTCGGCGATCCGGAGAACGTGACCGTCGCGGCCGGCCAGCTCGATGGCGCCAGCGGCAAGCGCCGGGGCATCCTGATCCTGACCCACCGGGGACGCCAGCTCCGCCTCGACACCGGCTCGGCGCCGGTGCTGATGGGGCGCGACGTCGGTTGCGGGCTGGTGATCAACAGCGACTGGGCTTCGCGCCGACATGCCACGCTGGAGATCATGAACGGCCGGTTCACCCTGACCGACCACAGCACCAACGGCACCTTCTGCCTCGACGAAAGCCAGCGCCTGCTGGTGCTGAAGCGGGAACCGACCTACCTGCTGACCTCCGGCCTGATCTCCCTCGGGATCGCGCCGGCCGAGGACCCGGACAATGTCATCCGGTACCGTTGCGGCACGATCGAGGGGGAGGCCGGATAG
- a CDS encoding UxaA family hydrolase yields the protein MSDVQPLTIRLSAADNVVVARVNMLPGAPIGVGDVACRGQVPRGHKIAIEPIAAGEPIRKYNQIIGFATVDIAPGDHVHVHNVEMHDFARDYAFGADVKPVDYVPEAERATFLGFKRANGKVGTRNYIGVLSSVNCSATVSRYIAAEFEKPGALDAFPNVDGVVAITHSTGCGMADSGEGYANLQRTLWGYARNPNFAGVLLVGLGCEVNQIDFLLEAYGIERGPMFQTMNIQGLGGTRRTIEFCRQRVMEMLPLANEFTRTPQPASELLVALQCGGSDGYSGISANPALGAAVDILVRHGGTAVLSETPEVYGAEHLLTRRAVSRKVGEKLVERIRWWEGYTARNGGEMNNNPSPGNKAGGLTTILEKSLGATAKGGTTNLVEVYKYAEPITAKGFVFMDTPGYDPASATGQVAGGANVVCFTTGRGSVSGFKPAPCIKLATNTTMYEHMEEDMDINCGTVADGLETVEQAGEKIFRKILEVASGTPTKSEAQGFGDNEFVPWQIGAVM from the coding sequence ATGTCCGATGTACAGCCGCTGACGATCCGTCTGAGCGCCGCGGACAATGTGGTGGTGGCGCGGGTCAACATGCTGCCGGGGGCGCCGATCGGGGTCGGCGACGTGGCGTGCCGGGGGCAGGTGCCGCGCGGGCACAAGATCGCGATCGAGCCGATCGCGGCCGGCGAGCCGATCCGCAAGTACAATCAGATCATCGGCTTCGCGACGGTGGACATCGCCCCCGGCGACCATGTCCATGTCCATAACGTCGAAATGCACGATTTCGCGCGCGACTACGCGTTCGGCGCCGATGTCAAGCCGGTCGATTACGTGCCGGAGGCGGAGCGGGCGACCTTCCTGGGCTTCAAGCGGGCCAACGGGAAGGTCGGCACGCGCAACTATATCGGCGTGCTGTCCAGCGTGAACTGCTCGGCCACGGTGTCGCGCTACATCGCGGCGGAGTTCGAGAAGCCGGGCGCGCTCGATGCCTTCCCCAACGTGGACGGCGTCGTCGCGATCACCCATTCGACCGGCTGCGGCATGGCCGACAGCGGGGAAGGCTACGCGAACCTCCAACGGACCCTGTGGGGCTATGCCCGCAACCCCAACTTCGCCGGCGTGCTGCTGGTCGGGCTGGGCTGCGAGGTCAACCAGATCGACTTCCTGCTGGAAGCCTACGGCATCGAGCGCGGGCCGATGTTCCAGACCATGAACATCCAGGGACTGGGCGGCACGCGGCGGACCATCGAGTTCTGCCGGCAGCGCGTGATGGAGATGCTGCCGCTGGCGAACGAATTCACCCGCACCCCGCAGCCGGCCAGCGAGCTGCTGGTGGCCTTGCAATGCGGCGGGTCCGACGGCTATTCCGGGATCTCGGCCAACCCGGCGCTGGGCGCCGCGGTCGACATCCTGGTGCGCCACGGCGGCACCGCGGTCCTGAGCGAGACTCCGGAGGTCTACGGCGCCGAGCACCTGCTGACCCGCCGTGCGGTCAGCCGCAAGGTCGGGGAGAAGCTGGTCGAGCGCATTCGCTGGTGGGAGGGCTACACCGCCCGCAACGGCGGCGAGATGAACAACAACCCGTCCCCCGGCAACAAGGCCGGCGGACTGACCACCATCCTGGAGAAGTCGCTGGGGGCGACCGCCAAGGGCGGCACGACCAACCTGGTGGAGGTCTACAAATACGCGGAGCCGATCACAGCCAAGGGCTTCGTCTTCATGGACACGCCAGGCTACGACCCTGCGTCGGCGACCGGCCAGGTGGCGGGCGGGGCCAACGTGGTGTGCTTCACCACCGGGCGCGGCTCGGTGTCGGGGTTCAAGCCGGCGCCCTGCATCAAGCTGGCGACCAACACGACCATGTACGAGCACATGGAAGAGGACATGGACATCAACTGCGGGACGGTCGCCGACGGGCTGGAGACGGTCGAGCAGGCTGGTGAGAAGATCTTCCGGAAGATTCTGGAAGTGGCGTCGGGTACGCCGACCAAGAGCGAGGCCCAGGGCTTCGGAGACAACGAGTTCGTGCCGTGGCAGATCGGCGCGGTAATGTGA
- a CDS encoding peptidylprolyl isomerase, which yields MELGTAVTTVKGDPITVADVILHLKAKGTFRTAIYEIIERRVVEYKLEEHGVSLTDVEIEERVHGRKTMLALWDENAFASYLKHFGLTREQWLDTLAADMRRERLRDLVVTRELVQNHYRQNSARFTSVSIARIACRTRADAERALAAVGARQADFVELARTYSVDDNTRLSGGYIGNLKRGMLPAEVDERAFACGENEIIGPFSENGLWTIYKVYSRTVTKLNDALTKQIKDHIFEEWLRHQVCVAPA from the coding sequence ATGGAACTTGGCACTGCGGTTACCACCGTCAAAGGCGACCCGATCACGGTCGCCGACGTGATCCTTCACCTCAAGGCCAAGGGGACCTTCCGCACCGCGATCTATGAGATCATCGAACGGCGGGTGGTCGAGTACAAGCTGGAGGAGCATGGCGTCAGCCTGACCGACGTCGAGATCGAGGAAAGGGTCCATGGCCGCAAGACGATGCTGGCGCTGTGGGACGAGAACGCTTTCGCCTCCTATCTCAAGCATTTCGGCCTGACCCGCGAGCAGTGGCTGGACACGCTGGCGGCCGACATGCGGCGGGAGCGGCTGCGCGACCTGGTGGTCACCAGGGAGCTGGTGCAGAATCACTACCGCCAGAACAGCGCCCGCTTCACCTCCGTCTCGATCGCGCGGATCGCCTGCCGCACCAGGGCCGACGCGGAGCGCGCGCTGGCTGCGGTCGGCGCCCGGCAGGCTGATTTCGTGGAGCTGGCGCGGACCTACTCGGTCGATGACAATACGAGGCTGAGCGGCGGCTATATCGGCAACCTGAAGCGCGGCATGCTGCCGGCCGAGGTGGACGAGCGGGCCTTCGCCTGCGGTGAGAACGAGATCATCGGCCCGTTCTCCGAAAACGGGCTGTGGACCATCTACAAGGTCTATTCGCGGACCGTGACCAAGCTGAACGACGCCCTGACGAAGCAGATCAAGGACCACATCTTCGAGGAGTGGCTGCGCCATCAGGTCTGCGTCGCTCCGGCGTGA
- a CDS encoding PP2C family protein-serine/threonine phosphatase, producing MTGTRPRSVQYAGLTDVGRVRSQNEDSFQIDPDLGLVLVADGMGGHVGGDIASRTAIEAVNDFILEYEPVPDGFDRTGTEGSIEIARTAVHRANQRIVGLNHERGLPDNRGMGTTIVGFWLPSGLSPAIVFHVGDSRLYRLRGGRLDQITHDHSLYQAWVDAGRSGAPPNRNIIMRALGVADDAEADVSVEETRAGDIFLLCSDGLNGMVPDDTIIDILIEPLPLEEACRRLVEEANAHGGRDNVTVALVRFD from the coding sequence ATGACAGGCACCAGACCCCGCTCAGTTCAGTATGCCGGCCTCACGGATGTCGGCCGCGTCCGCTCCCAGAACGAGGACTCGTTCCAGATCGATCCGGATCTCGGCCTCGTCCTCGTCGCGGACGGCATGGGTGGCCATGTCGGCGGCGACATCGCCAGCCGGACAGCGATCGAGGCGGTCAACGACTTCATCCTCGAATACGAGCCGGTGCCGGACGGGTTCGACCGGACGGGAACCGAGGGATCGATCGAGATCGCCCGCACCGCTGTCCATCGCGCGAACCAGCGGATCGTCGGCCTGAACCATGAGCGGGGGCTGCCGGACAACCGGGGGATGGGCACGACCATCGTCGGGTTCTGGCTGCCGTCGGGCTTGTCCCCGGCCATCGTCTTCCATGTCGGCGACAGCCGGCTCTACCGGCTTCGCGGCGGGCGGCTGGACCAGATCACCCACGACCACAGCCTTTACCAGGCCTGGGTGGATGCCGGCCGATCGGGTGCCCCGCCGAACCGCAACATCATCATGCGGGCGCTGGGCGTCGCGGACGATGCCGAAGCCGACGTATCCGTCGAGGAGACCCGGGCGGGCGACATTTTCCTGCTGTGCTCCGACGGCCTGAACGGCATGGTCCCGGACGACACGATCATCGACATCCTGATCGAGCCGCTGCCGCTGGAAGAAGCCTGCCGCCGGCTGGTCGAGGAGGCGAACGCCCATGGCGGCCGCGACAACGTGACGGTGGCCCTGGTTCGGTTCGACTGA